The following nucleotide sequence is from Aneurinibacillus soli.
TATTCTTGATGAGCCGACAAACCACATTGATAACGAAACCGTGGAATGGCTGGAAGGCTACTTGTCACGCTTCAAAGGCGCGCTTCTGCTCATTACCCATGATCGTTACTTCCTTGATCGCGTCGTAAACCGGATCATCGAGCTCGATCATGGTCGCCTGCATACATATGAAGGCAGCTATAGCTATTTCCTCGAGAAAAAAGCCGACCGCGAAGAACGGGAAGCCGCATCCGAAGCAACGCGCCAGAACATTCTGCGCCGCGAGATTGCCTGGCTACGCCGGGGTGCAAAAGCGCGGACAACGAAACAGAAGGCACGCATTGATCGAATCGAAAAATTACAGGACGACAAACCACTCGAAGCCGTACAAACACTCGACATTGCACTGAAAACGCAGCGGCTCGGCAAAAAAATCATCGAGCTTGACCATATCTCGATGAACTTTGATAATCGAACTCTGATCCGCGATCTGAGCTACATCGCGGTTCCTGGGGATCGACTTGGCATTGTCGGCCCGAATGGAAGCGGGAAGTCTACCCTTCTGAAGCTCATTACAGGCGAGCTGATGCCAACGGAAGGAGAGATAGCGCTCGGCACAACGGTCCGCATCGGCTACTACGGCCAGGAAAACACCGAGATGAACGAATCGATGCGCATGATTGACTATGTAAAAGAAGCCGGGCATGTCGTTCACCTAACCGATGGGCATACGCTATCAGCCGGACAAATGCTTGAGCGCTTCCTATTTCCAATGAGCATGCATGGCACACCGCTTGGCCGCCTATCTGGTGGAGAGAAGCGGCGCCTGTATTTGCTGCGCGTACTGATGGGTGAACCAAATGTGCTTCTGCTTGATGAGCCGACGAATGATCTAGATATTCACACGCTGTCCATTCTGGAAGATTATCTTGAGACATTTCCGGGCGTCGTCGTTACCGTCTCTCACGACCGCTACTTCCTCGACCGCGTCGTGGATCGCCTGTTTGCTTTTGAAGGGAGCGGTCGCATTCGTTCGTATGTCGGCAACTACACCGACTATCTCGCGATTCGCAAACAGGAAGAAGACGAGAGAACCCGTTCTGCTGCACAGGCAAAGGCAGCAGCAGAACCCGCACCGAAAAAAGACAAGCCGCGCCGCCTGTCTTATACCGAACAGCGCGAACTCGAAACGATTGATGACGAGATCTCTCGCTTCGAAACCCGCAGTGCTGAGCTGGAGCAAGAAATCAACAAAACCGGCAGTGACTACGGCCTTCTCCAGCAGCTGACGGAAGAGAAGCAGCAGGTGGATGCGGAACTCGAAGCCAAAGTCGAACGCTGGAGTGAACTGAATACCTTGCTCGAAGAAATTGAAGCGGCGAAAAAAGGAAACTAATCATTTTTTGTCGAACGTTATAGGCATATAGAGTAGTAGCTACATAAAAAGAGGTAACGAACAGTTACAAATAGGTTATAAAAATATATAAATATGTATCACTATTTTATAACTTGTAACTCAATTGACAGCCTCCTACGTTCGTAAAGAGCG
It contains:
- a CDS encoding ABC-F family ATP-binding cassette domain-containing protein gives rise to the protein MNLLSIENISKSYGIKTLFENVSLGVQEGERIGLIGVNGTGKSTLLKVIAGLVPSDTGTIMKGQDVRIEFLPQNPDFNESDTVLDHIFAADTPVMQLIKQYEETLQQIAAQPDDTKLQEKLAVLNEKMDANGAWDIETNAKTILGKLGITDTIACVSHLSGGQRKRVAMARALINPADLLILDEPTNHIDNETVEWLEGYLSRFKGALLLITHDRYFLDRVVNRIIELDHGRLHTYEGSYSYFLEKKADREEREAASEATRQNILRREIAWLRRGAKARTTKQKARIDRIEKLQDDKPLEAVQTLDIALKTQRLGKKIIELDHISMNFDNRTLIRDLSYIAVPGDRLGIVGPNGSGKSTLLKLITGELMPTEGEIALGTTVRIGYYGQENTEMNESMRMIDYVKEAGHVVHLTDGHTLSAGQMLERFLFPMSMHGTPLGRLSGGEKRRLYLLRVLMGEPNVLLLDEPTNDLDIHTLSILEDYLETFPGVVVTVSHDRYFLDRVVDRLFAFEGSGRIRSYVGNYTDYLAIRKQEEDERTRSAAQAKAAAEPAPKKDKPRRLSYTEQRELETIDDEISRFETRSAELEQEINKTGSDYGLLQQLTEEKQQVDAELEAKVERWSELNTLLEEIEAAKKGN